The Methanococcoides methylutens genome has a window encoding:
- the psmB gene encoding archaeal proteasome endopeptidase complex subunit beta has protein sequence MDNDKHLKGTTTVGIVCSDGVVLATEQRATMGNFIASKTAKKIYQIDDLVGMTTAGSVGDAQQIVRVISVESKLFKMRRQESVTIKGIATLLSNLLSGQRYYPLMVQLLIGGFDKNGPAVYSLDALGGKIEETKAVSTGSGSPMAYGVLEDRYKDDMTVDEGVDLAIRALHNAMKRDSASGEGIDVVVITKDKYERLDQEEVKEKRKALY, from the coding sequence ATGGATAATGATAAGCATTTAAAAGGCACAACTACTGTAGGTATAGTGTGCTCTGATGGAGTAGTCCTTGCTACTGAACAGAGAGCAACAATGGGGAATTTTATCGCCAGCAAGACTGCAAAGAAGATCTATCAGATCGATGACCTTGTGGGAATGACCACTGCAGGTTCTGTAGGCGATGCACAGCAGATCGTACGTGTCATTAGTGTAGAATCCAAGCTTTTCAAGATGCGCAGGCAGGAGTCAGTCACCATCAAAGGTATTGCGACACTTCTCTCTAATCTTTTGAGCGGACAGAGATATTATCCACTTATGGTTCAGTTGCTTATTGGCGGATTTGACAAGAACGGACCTGCAGTTTATTCACTGGATGCACTTGGAGGCAAGATCGAAGAGACAAAGGCAGTGTCAACAGGTTCAGGATCTCCTATGGCATATGGTGTTCTCGAGGACCGCTATAAAGATGATATGACCGTAGATGAAGGAGTTGACCTTGCAATACGTGCTCTTCACAATGCAATGAAGAGGGATTCCGCTTCCGGAGAAGGTATTGACGTCGTTGTGATCACAAAGGACAAGTATGAAAGACTTGATCAGGAAGAGGTTAAGGAAAAACGTAAAGCTCTATATTGA
- a CDS encoding DUF2117 family protein, with product MKIGVVIHGPEVIDSGHAKHILEILSGMGKVTAKLGGTMGKIAVMDAHMEDLIDIKESLKPSNAIDSLLGNCDAVFLLNHGKTPENGIEFGSIVMSRLSDRNLNPIIQIESPGCEGSSVIYWNDEGYSLATKVGDLLAMPVSEGQDHGDVDISTLGSKTMRKIRGVHAGELIMVEGFVIGKAISEDVSIVVENGFVTGLEGGIIKEHGLEKLHMYESLEPLDIRKAWVKTGAIRRSLPEVGIGSKKCHTLIHESSSSLMATLIDHLAERSIELAEGCKCAITVGDDTTAIAGDILYRLHIPVIGITDGDPDGFSHTAHFYPGSLVLQLEPGWDDIIGKLIRKKLFDGNDRARFDSFENMRENVLEIIGEKLVLLTNY from the coding sequence ATGAAAATAGGTGTTGTTATCCACGGACCTGAAGTGATCGATTCCGGTCATGCAAAACATATACTGGAGATTCTCTCAGGCATGGGGAAAGTCACTGCGAAGCTTGGTGGTACAATGGGAAAGATCGCAGTCATGGATGCACACATGGAAGATCTCATAGATATTAAGGAAAGCCTCAAACCTAGTAATGCCATTGATTCCCTTCTTGGTAACTGTGATGCTGTTTTCCTGCTCAATCATGGGAAAACGCCAGAAAATGGGATTGAATTTGGCAGTATTGTAATGTCCAGGCTTTCTGACAGGAACCTCAACCCCATCATCCAGATAGAAAGCCCGGGCTGTGAAGGTAGCAGCGTGATCTACTGGAACGATGAAGGTTACAGTCTCGCAACGAAAGTGGGAGATCTGCTTGCAATGCCAGTATCCGAAGGTCAGGATCACGGAGATGTTGATATCTCGACTCTAGGCTCAAAGACTATGAGGAAGATACGAGGGGTTCATGCCGGCGAGCTTATCATGGTCGAAGGATTCGTCATTGGTAAAGCTATTTCCGAGGATGTATCCATTGTAGTGGAAAACGGTTTTGTAACGGGATTAGAGGGCGGCATAATCAAAGAGCATGGACTTGAGAAACTGCATATGTACGAATCCTTGGAACCACTTGATATCAGGAAAGCCTGGGTTAAGACCGGCGCTATAAGACGCAGTTTACCTGAAGTTGGGATCGGATCAAAAAAATGCCATACATTAATACATGAAAGCAGCTCTTCCCTCATGGCCACTTTGATCGATCATCTGGCAGAGCGATCCATAGAACTTGCCGAAGGATGTAAATGTGCCATCACTGTGGGTGATGATACGACTGCAATAGCAGGTGATATTCTCTACAGGTTGCATATTCCTGTCATTGGGATCACTGATGGTGACCCCGATGGTTTTTCACACACTGCACACTTTTATCCGGGATCTCTTGTTCTGCAACTTGAGCCGGGATGGGATGATATTATCGGGAAACTTATACGCAAGAAACTTTTCGATGGCAATGATCGTGCAAGATTTGACAGCTTTGAAAATATGCGAGAGAATGTTCTGGAAATAATCGGGGAAAAACTGGTACTGTTGACCAATTATTAA
- a CDS encoding TIGR00295 family protein has product MISPSDALELLEEAGCAANVIRHCQVVSKKAVEIAAAYRGSGKDVDLGIVEVGALLHDIGRCRTHGIRHALEGASIAEDLDLDPRLIRIIRNHIGAGITCQEASLLGLPEDDYLPVSIEEKIVSHADNLVMGEETVTISRCIQRMKDRGMSEDAIARVQDLEDEVGIY; this is encoded by the coding sequence CTTCTTGAGGAAGCAGGCTGTGCAGCGAACGTTATCCGCCATTGCCAGGTGGTTTCAAAGAAGGCGGTGGAAATTGCTGCTGCATACAGGGGATCGGGTAAGGATGTAGATCTCGGGATCGTGGAAGTGGGTGCCCTTCTTCATGATATTGGAAGATGTCGTACTCATGGAATAAGGCACGCTCTGGAAGGGGCATCGATCGCAGAAGATCTTGATCTTGATCCCCGTCTTATACGTATTATAAGGAACCATATTGGTGCAGGTATAACCTGTCAGGAAGCTTCACTTCTGGGTCTTCCTGAAGACGATTACCTTCCTGTGAGCATCGAAGAGAAGATCGTGTCTCATGCTGATAATCTTGTAATGGGGGAAGAAACTGTGACCATTTCAAGATGTATCCAGCGTATGAAGGACAGGGGGATGAGTGAAGATGCTATTGCCAGGGTTCAGGATCTTGAAGATGAGGTCGGAATTTATTGA
- a CDS encoding transcriptional regulator protein, producing the protein MISFGGKQLGESNEEIVESLKSLGMTRNLATTIAYLSNVKEASSQEIEMSTGLRQPEVSVAMREMRENSWISVHNEKVTGKGRPTKIYSLKTPFAKIIKHYEEKIREENEARMRIINKLKTLAK; encoded by the coding sequence ATGATAAGCTTTGGTGGAAAGCAATTGGGTGAATCCAACGAGGAGATCGTTGAGTCTCTCAAGAGTCTTGGAATGACACGAAATCTTGCTACGACCATTGCATATCTATCAAATGTGAAAGAAGCCTCTTCGCAGGAGATAGAAATGAGCACAGGTCTTCGTCAACCCGAAGTCAGTGTTGCAATGAGAGAAATGAGAGAGAACTCCTGGATCTCAGTCCATAATGAGAAGGTGACCGGCAAAGGAAGGCCTACAAAGATCTATTCTTTAAAAACTCCTTTTGCAAAGATCATTAAACATTATGAAGAAAAGATCCGTGAGGAAAACGAAGCAAGAATGCGCATAATCAACAAACTGAAAACTCTTGCCAAATAA
- a CDS encoding HAD family hydrolase: MLNSLIFDADGVLMDSMPCHADAWVHTFSEVGIDIVRQDIYDIEGSNHVGVIKLIFKKAGREADPEIIEKLRVRKRELFLKKKNIDPFDGMYNLLKKLKNDFHLAVVSGSDRPIVDSMINEFYPDIFEVTISGADVNNGKPDPEPYLKAMEILKVKKENCLVIENAPLGVDSAKNAGIYCVAVPTYVDAEKLKRADQIIQDHKQLIEFLSDIESPR; this comes from the coding sequence ATGTTAAATTCACTGATATTTGACGCTGATGGAGTCCTTATGGATTCTATGCCATGCCATGCTGATGCCTGGGTACACACATTCTCTGAAGTTGGTATTGACATCGTCCGACAGGATATCTATGACATTGAGGGTTCAAACCACGTCGGCGTCATCAAGCTCATATTCAAAAAAGCCGGTCGTGAAGCAGACCCTGAAATTATCGAAAAGCTTCGGGTTCGAAAACGTGAACTGTTCTTAAAAAAGAAGAATATAGATCCTTTTGACGGGATGTACAATCTACTGAAGAAACTTAAAAACGATTTCCATCTTGCCGTGGTTTCCGGTTCAGATCGTCCGATCGTTGATAGTATGATAAATGAATTCTATCCGGACATCTTCGAAGTGACGATATCAGGTGCCGATGTTAACAATGGAAAACCAGATCCTGAACCTTACCTTAAGGCCATGGAAATATTAAAAGTAAAAAAAGAGAACTGTCTTGTGATCGAGAACGCACCTCTTGGCGTAGATTCTGCAAAGAATGCAGGAATTTACTGCGTGGCAGTTCCAACCTATGTGGATGCTGAAAAACTTAAGAGAGCAGACCAGATAATCCAGGATCACAAACAATTAATTGAATTCCTGAGCGATATCGAATCGCCCAGGTAA
- a CDS encoding beta-CASP ribonuclease aCPSF1, translated as MAIEDVLSDLKKKIEEKVPDGTTITSVEFEGPQLVVYTEDPKNFADNGHIVRNLAKALRTRIVVRPDPKVLVPPEDAIEKIKDTVPKDSILTNFHFDPDVGEVVIEAEKPGLVIGKHGETLREITKKIGWTPKVVRTPPIKSRTVNNIREFMRTNHKDRKEILKTVGRNIHRECTSKDKWVRVTSLGGCKEVGRSCFLLSTPESKVLIDCGVNVGSDDNMTPYLYLPEVQPLNQIDAVVITHAHLDHQGLVPLLYKYGYEGPIYCTSPTRDMMVLLQLDYIDVAAKDGKRIPYESSNVRDGLKHTIALDFEEVTDIAPDIKLTFHNAGHIIGSAISHFHIGDGLHNVVITGDYKYGPTRLFDPAVNKFPRVETVITESTYGASSATQPSLKEAEKNLQQIVKKTIANNGIVLIPAFAVGRSQEVMIVLEDAIRKGIIDDIPVYLDGMIWEATAIHATYPEYLNNNLRKLIFQKGQNPFLAECFKPVDSHDLRKKIINDPHPCVILSTSGMMNAGPVMEYFKAFAPDPNNTLVFVGYQADGTLGRRIQKGWKEIPLSSKNGAEVVQMNMDVQVVDGFSGHSDRKQLMDFFKKMKPQPERVFTEHGDERSCIDLASSLHKKYRLETRALTNLETVRLV; from the coding sequence ATGGCAATAGAAGATGTACTATCTGACCTAAAAAAGAAAATAGAAGAAAAGGTCCCTGATGGAACTACCATCACCAGTGTTGAGTTTGAGGGACCACAACTTGTTGTTTATACTGAGGATCCTAAAAATTTTGCAGATAATGGTCATATCGTAAGGAACCTTGCAAAAGCTCTTCGAACAAGGATAGTCGTTCGTCCGGACCCTAAGGTCTTAGTTCCTCCAGAGGATGCTATCGAAAAAATAAAAGATACCGTTCCAAAGGATTCCATTCTAACTAATTTTCACTTTGATCCTGATGTGGGAGAAGTGGTTATAGAAGCGGAGAAACCCGGACTTGTGATCGGTAAGCACGGAGAGACGCTCCGTGAGATCACAAAGAAGATCGGCTGGACACCAAAGGTTGTCCGCACGCCGCCTATCAAATCCCGAACTGTTAATAACATCAGGGAATTTATGCGAACCAACCACAAGGACCGTAAAGAGATTCTTAAGACCGTTGGTCGCAATATTCACAGGGAATGTACCTCAAAGGATAAGTGGGTAAGGGTCACATCATTAGGAGGGTGTAAAGAAGTAGGAAGAAGTTGTTTCCTTTTATCAACTCCTGAGTCAAAGGTCCTGATCGATTGTGGTGTGAACGTTGGTTCAGACGACAATATGACCCCATACCTCTATTTACCTGAAGTACAGCCACTTAACCAGATCGATGCGGTTGTAATTACACATGCTCACCTTGATCACCAGGGACTTGTTCCTCTCCTTTACAAATATGGATATGAAGGTCCTATTTACTGCACATCACCTACAAGGGATATGATGGTGCTCTTACAGCTGGATTATATCGATGTAGCTGCAAAAGATGGTAAAAGGATACCTTACGAGTCTTCAAATGTGCGTGACGGACTTAAACACACCATTGCACTTGATTTCGAAGAGGTCACCGATATTGCACCTGATATTAAGCTCACATTCCACAATGCCGGCCATATCATTGGTTCAGCCATATCACATTTCCATATTGGTGATGGTCTTCACAATGTTGTTATCACCGGTGACTACAAGTACGGTCCGACAAGGCTCTTTGATCCGGCTGTCAACAAGTTCCCGCGTGTTGAGACCGTTATAACCGAATCAACCTATGGTGCATCCTCGGCAACACAGCCATCCCTTAAAGAAGCTGAGAAGAACCTTCAGCAGATCGTCAAAAAGACAATTGCCAACAATGGTATTGTACTGATCCCTGCGTTTGCTGTTGGAAGAAGCCAGGAAGTTATGATAGTTCTTGAAGATGCTATCAGGAAAGGTATAATTGACGATATTCCTGTCTACCTTGATGGTATGATATGGGAGGCTACAGCAATCCATGCGACCTATCCGGAATACCTGAACAATAATCTCAGGAAGCTCATTTTCCAGAAAGGACAGAATCCGTTCCTTGCAGAATGCTTCAAGCCGGTAGATTCCCATGACCTTCGAAAGAAGATCATCAATGATCCACACCCATGTGTTATCCTCTCGACCTCCGGTATGATGAATGCAGGTCCTGTTATGGAATATTTCAAGGCATTTGCACCTGATCCTAACAACACTCTTGTGTTCGTCGGTTACCAGGCAGATGGTACACTTGGAAGACGCATTCAGAAAGGCTGGAAGGAGATCCCGCTCTCATCCAAGAACGGAGCTGAGGTTGTCCAGATGAATATGGATGTACAGGTAGTCGATGGTTTCTCAGGTCACTCTGACAGAAAACAGCTGATGGACTTCTTCAAGAAGATGAAGCCACAGCCAGAGCGTGTTTTCACTGAGCATGGTGATGAACGTTCCTGCATTGATCTTGCAAGTTCATTGCACAAGAAGTATCGTCTTGAAACAAGAGCACTTACAAACCTTGAGACTGTAAGGCTTGTTTGA
- a CDS encoding ubiquitin family protein, with protein MSPQVEVKIFPESPEGQIIDVPDGATYEDLLKILDINQELVILLNNGQAVPIDGTVDAGTITILRAISGG; from the coding sequence TTGAGTCCGCAAGTAGAAGTGAAGATCTTCCCTGAAAGTCCGGAAGGACAGATCATAGATGTTCCCGATGGAGCAACCTATGAAGACCTGTTGAAAATTCTGGATATAAATCAGGAGCTAGTAATATTATTAAACAACGGTCAGGCTGTTCCCATTGATGGGACAGTCGATGCCGGAACAATAACTATTCTCAGGGCGATATCAGGTGGCTGA